A genomic stretch from Aneurinibacillus sp. REN35 includes:
- a CDS encoding putative bifunctional diguanylate cyclase/phosphodiesterase has protein sequence MEAHARTVCFSPMMSRAELTRKQAEYEEILSVVQQFFQQMTHMLQDAPILFIVTDERGFILHIEGDQAIQSLISSQGIQVGMQCTEEAIGTNAVALALRENRPIQLVGDDHYQEFLYENACYTVPFRYMDRERLLGTVTIMTTISAQNELLLTMLSTVVGSIERELQLRRQNRQLDMMHHIMMDSARNGIIVTDREGKVTEFNQFAERMTGVRYCEIVGRNVEQIEAIGQYISDVVVHDKKYEDVEIVLHAKETSERFVCLFDALPIHDQHKRVIGAFGQFRNITERYEAEAKYNYLAYHDELTALPNRRYFKYKVLDCIGEAEQQQKQMAVLFIDLDRFKLINDTLGHSNGDRLLKEVGIRLQNQLTSQGIVARMSGDEFILLLPHIEKEADIACIADRLLHVFKEPFNMSGYEFHITASMGVAVYPQDGTDVETLLIHADTAMYCAKENGKNKYVFFAESMYKKPHERILLETSMHRALKNKEFILHYQPQIDVRTGSIRGLEALIRWHHPEFGLVPPHTFIPIAEETGLIVPIGEWVLREACMQNKRWQRSGMPKFRVAVNLSMQQFLTSNLVDTVRCILEETELDASCLELEITETMTMDVDYAIPTLKQLHELGVQISIDDFGTGYSSLNYLKKFAIHRLKIDQSFVRDIMTDPNDASIVETIISMAHNLGLEVIAEGVEDVEQLHFLQRQHCDEVQGYYFSKPMPAADFEKQRKQLQQAAKRSVGL, from the coding sequence GTGGAAGCACATGCTAGAACCGTTTGTTTTTCTCCAATGATGAGCCGCGCAGAATTGACAAGGAAACAAGCGGAATATGAGGAAATCCTGTCTGTGGTTCAGCAGTTTTTCCAACAGATGACACATATGCTACAAGATGCACCTATTCTTTTCATCGTTACTGATGAAAGAGGTTTTATTCTTCATATTGAAGGAGATCAAGCCATTCAATCATTGATTTCCAGCCAGGGCATACAGGTTGGAATGCAGTGTACAGAAGAAGCGATTGGAACTAACGCTGTCGCTTTAGCCCTGCGCGAGAATCGCCCGATTCAGTTGGTAGGTGATGATCATTATCAAGAGTTTCTATATGAAAACGCATGTTATACCGTCCCATTTCGTTATATGGATAGGGAGCGGCTGTTGGGTACGGTTACGATCATGACAACCATATCTGCACAGAATGAGCTTCTATTGACAATGCTGTCAACGGTTGTGGGTTCTATTGAACGGGAACTGCAGCTGCGTAGGCAGAATCGTCAGTTGGATATGATGCACCATATCATGATGGATAGCGCACGCAACGGTATTATTGTTACGGACCGAGAAGGAAAAGTGACGGAGTTTAATCAATTTGCTGAACGAATGACAGGAGTTAGGTACTGTGAGATCGTCGGAAGAAACGTGGAACAAATTGAGGCGATTGGTCAATATATCTCCGATGTGGTTGTCCATGATAAGAAATATGAAGATGTTGAAATCGTTTTACATGCTAAGGAAACATCGGAGCGATTTGTGTGTTTATTTGATGCCCTCCCCATTCATGATCAGCATAAACGCGTGATTGGTGCCTTTGGACAGTTTCGCAATATAACTGAACGATATGAAGCAGAAGCAAAGTACAATTATTTAGCATATCATGATGAACTTACGGCTTTGCCGAACCGCCGCTATTTTAAGTACAAGGTTCTTGACTGTATTGGCGAAGCGGAGCAGCAGCAAAAACAGATGGCGGTGCTGTTTATTGATCTTGATCGGTTTAAGCTTATAAATGATACGCTCGGCCACTCCAATGGCGACAGGCTGCTGAAGGAAGTGGGAATACGGCTGCAAAATCAGCTTACCTCACAGGGAATCGTCGCGCGAATGAGCGGTGATGAATTTATTCTGCTGCTGCCTCATATTGAAAAAGAAGCGGATATTGCTTGTATTGCTGATCGCTTGCTTCATGTATTTAAAGAGCCGTTTAATATGAGCGGCTACGAGTTTCATATTACAGCAAGCATGGGGGTGGCCGTATATCCGCAGGATGGAACGGATGTAGAAACACTGCTGATACATGCCGATACGGCGATGTACTGTGCGAAAGAGAACGGAAAAAACAAGTATGTTTTTTTTGCCGAGAGTATGTACAAAAAACCGCACGAGCGCATCCTATTAGAGACGTCGATGCATCGAGCGTTAAAAAATAAAGAGTTTATCCTGCATTATCAACCGCAAATAGATGTGCGAACAGGAAGCATACGCGGGCTTGAAGCGCTGATCAGATGGCATCATCCTGAATTCGGCTTGGTTCCCCCTCATACGTTTATCCCGATAGCGGAAGAGACGGGATTGATTGTGCCGATAGGTGAATGGGTGCTCCGCGAGGCATGTATGCAGAATAAACGCTGGCAGCGTTCGGGAATGCCGAAATTCCGGGTGGCTGTCAATCTATCCATGCAGCAATTCCTTACATCGAACTTAGTTGATACAGTGCGGTGTATTCTAGAGGAGACAGAGCTGGATGCCTCCTGTCTGGAATTAGAGATTACCGAGACGATGACCATGGATGTCGACTATGCTATCCCGACACTGAAGCAGCTGCATGAACTAGGTGTACAGATCAGTATTGATGATTTTGGAACAGGGTATAGCTCGCTCAATTATTTAAAAAAGTTCGCCATCCATCGGCTGAAAATAGACCAGTCGTTTGTGCGCGATATTATGACGGACCCAAATGATGCAAGTATTGTGGAAACGATTATTTCCATGGCGCATAATCTCGGGCTTGAAGTAATCGCTGAAGGTGTAGAAGATGTAGAGCAGCTTCATTTTCTGCAGCGCCAACATTGCGATGAAGTACAGGGCTATTATTTTAGTAAGCCGATGCCTGCGGCTGATTTTGAAAAGCAGCGCAAACAATTGCAGCAGGCAGCCAAAAGGAGCGTTGGTCTTTGA
- a CDS encoding ATP-dependent Clp protease ATP-binding subunit, translating to MLCQRCHQKQANVFLNIQQQQHVHKLYLCHECYTKLGSKAGTGMPSGVFPNVSGFDQFFKGQGMPEDPSMTQGNLKSQSHGQDGGILDDVGRNVSDAAKAGLIDPVIGRDEEIERVIEILNRRNKNNPVLIGEPGVGKTAIAEGLALKIAEGQVPAKLKGKVVYLLDVASLVAGTGIRGQFEEKMKQIIAELQGRKNVILFIDEIHLLVGAGSAEGSMDAGNILKPALARGELQVIGATTLKEYRTIEKDAALERRFQPVMVKEPTVEEALQILQGLRVKYESYHQVSYSDEVIRACVELSHRYIQDRFLPDKAIDLLDEAGSKVNLRTSGKTTEEMRARLAQVSEEKKEATAKEEYERAARLRDEENHLLAQLDEMEDNKQQAAVTVEDIQAIIERKTGIPVKKLQSDEQQKMKHLAQKLESKVIGQSHAVSQVAKAIRRSRAGLKPKNRPIASFLFVGPTGVGKTELTKVLAEELFGTKESMIRLDMSEYMEKHSVSKLIGSPPGYVGHEEAGQLTERVRRNPYSIILLDEIEKAHPDVQNMFLQILEDGRLTDSQGRTVAFKDTVIIATSNAGVTEKKITVGFGAENAPQETDVMASLASYFRPEFLNRFDGVVSFRQLGKEDLLHIVDLMLQDVVMNLKEQGMDITVTEEAKEKLAELGYDPSFGARPLRRMIQQYVEDGIADVVIEEEDVKHISVDVEQDAICVKKRTL from the coding sequence ATGCTTTGTCAACGATGCCACCAAAAACAAGCAAATGTATTCTTGAACATTCAACAACAACAGCATGTGCATAAGTTATACCTGTGCCATGAGTGCTATACAAAACTCGGAAGTAAAGCAGGAACAGGGATGCCATCAGGTGTATTCCCGAACGTTTCTGGATTTGATCAATTCTTCAAAGGTCAAGGAATGCCGGAAGATCCGTCCATGACCCAAGGAAATCTGAAGTCGCAATCCCATGGACAGGACGGTGGAATTCTCGATGATGTAGGACGCAATGTCAGCGATGCGGCAAAAGCTGGACTTATCGACCCGGTGATTGGCCGTGATGAAGAGATTGAGCGCGTTATTGAAATTCTTAACCGCCGCAATAAGAACAATCCGGTATTGATTGGAGAACCGGGTGTTGGGAAGACCGCGATTGCAGAAGGCTTGGCATTAAAAATCGCGGAAGGACAAGTCCCTGCTAAGTTGAAGGGAAAAGTGGTCTACCTGCTGGATGTGGCTTCCCTTGTCGCAGGTACCGGCATCCGCGGCCAATTTGAAGAGAAGATGAAGCAGATTATTGCAGAGTTGCAAGGTCGAAAGAATGTCATCTTGTTTATCGACGAAATTCATCTGCTGGTCGGTGCGGGGTCAGCCGAAGGCTCCATGGATGCAGGCAACATACTAAAACCTGCGCTCGCCCGCGGAGAACTGCAGGTAATCGGAGCCACGACGCTCAAAGAATATCGAACCATCGAAAAAGACGCCGCGCTTGAGCGCCGGTTCCAGCCGGTGATGGTCAAGGAGCCGACCGTAGAGGAAGCGCTGCAGATTCTACAGGGTCTGCGCGTAAAATATGAGTCCTATCATCAAGTGTCCTACTCTGATGAAGTGATCCGTGCCTGCGTGGAACTGTCACATCGTTATATTCAGGACCGCTTCCTGCCGGATAAAGCAATAGATCTGCTTGATGAAGCAGGCTCAAAAGTGAATCTTCGCACCTCAGGAAAGACGACAGAAGAGATGCGGGCGCGACTTGCGCAAGTGAGCGAGGAGAAGAAGGAAGCGACAGCCAAAGAGGAGTATGAACGCGCTGCTCGTCTGCGGGATGAAGAGAACCATCTGCTGGCGCAGCTTGATGAGATGGAGGACAATAAGCAGCAAGCGGCTGTGACAGTAGAAGACATTCAGGCAATCATTGAACGTAAGACAGGCATTCCTGTGAAGAAGCTGCAGAGCGATGAGCAGCAAAAAATGAAGCATCTGGCGCAAAAGCTAGAGAGCAAAGTCATCGGCCAGTCTCACGCGGTTAGCCAGGTGGCAAAAGCGATCCGCCGCAGCCGTGCCGGATTGAAGCCGAAAAATCGCCCGATTGCCTCTTTCCTGTTTGTCGGACCAACCGGTGTTGGTAAAACAGAGCTGACAAAGGTCCTTGCAGAAGAGTTGTTCGGTACGAAAGAGTCCATGATTCGGCTTGATATGAGTGAATATATGGAGAAGCATTCCGTTTCCAAACTAATTGGTTCTCCTCCGGGTTATGTGGGTCACGAGGAAGCGGGACAACTGACTGAGCGTGTCCGCCGCAACCCATACAGCATTATTCTGCTCGATGAGATTGAGAAGGCGCACCCGGATGTGCAGAATATGTTCCTGCAAATCCTTGAGGATGGACGCTTAACCGATAGTCAGGGACGCACCGTAGCCTTTAAAGACACAGTCATTATTGCCACAAGCAATGCAGGTGTAACAGAGAAGAAGATTACGGTAGGATTTGGCGCAGAGAACGCACCGCAGGAGACTGACGTCATGGCTTCTCTTGCATCGTATTTCCGACCTGAATTTCTGAACCGGTTCGATGGCGTGGTTTCCTTCCGTCAGCTCGGCAAAGAGGATTTACTGCACATTGTTGATTTGATGCTGCAAGATGTCGTAATGAATTTGAAAGAGCAGGGAATGGACATCACCGTAACAGAAGAGGCAAAGGAAAAGTTGGCTGAACTCGGCTATGATCCGTCCTTTGGTGCTCGGCCGCTGCGTCGAATGATCCAGCAGTACGTAGAAGATGGTATCGCAGATGTGGTGATTGAGGAAGAGGATGTCAAGCACATCTCTGTAGATGTGGAGCAGGATGCGATTTGCGTGAAGAAGAGAACGTTATAA
- a CDS encoding thioredoxin domain-containing protein: protein MSATHENGNPNRLIHEKSPYLLQHAYNPVDWYPWGEEAFEKAHKENKPIFLSIGYSTCHWCHVMERESFEDQEVANLLNEQYIPIKVDREERPDIDQIYMTVCQALTGQGGWPLTVIMTPNKEPFFAGTYFPKESRHGRPGLMDVLKQIRGKWDEDRERVSSTGQKIVQALQEHAISTRGSGELTEKTLTEAYKQYESTFDSRYGGFGQAPKFPSPHNLSFLLRHWKLSGEAKALDMVTKTLDGMRRGGMYDHIGFGFARYSVDQQWLVPHFEKMLYDNALLALIYLDAYQATGEEEYAEVARQIFTYVLRDMTDAEGGFYSAEDADSEGEEGKFYVWRPEEVHAILGEEDGARFNRIYDIMDYGNFEHSTSIPNLVHKSLAEAVQGEGMTHGELKSFIEKCRGKLFDAREKRIHPHKDDKILTAWNGLMIAALARGAVVLDESMYTEAAAKATQFIQNKLQRTDGRLMARYRDGDTAFLGYLDDYAFMIWGLLELYEATFELDYLAYALELQQRQIELFWDETDGAFYFYGSDSEELFMRPKELYDGAMPSGNSVAALNLLRLSRLTGQEEIVRMADAHMEALAGDAALHPQAHAYFMLAVQFLFGPAQEIVIAAPNREAAEKMVREVRNHYMPNAVVSVVTDEIREKARSLAPMLADKTVQDGRATAYVCENFACQAPVTSVEELRQQLQKTDVK, encoded by the coding sequence ATGAGCGCAACCCATGAAAACGGAAATCCGAATCGCCTGATCCATGAAAAGTCACCTTACTTACTGCAGCACGCCTACAACCCGGTTGATTGGTATCCATGGGGAGAAGAGGCGTTTGAAAAAGCGCATAAAGAAAATAAGCCAATCTTTCTTTCGATAGGCTATTCAACGTGCCACTGGTGCCACGTCATGGAACGAGAAAGCTTTGAGGATCAGGAAGTTGCCAATCTTCTCAATGAACAGTACATCCCCATTAAAGTAGATCGTGAAGAGCGTCCCGACATTGATCAAATCTACATGACAGTCTGCCAAGCTTTAACTGGACAAGGCGGGTGGCCGCTCACCGTTATTATGACACCGAACAAGGAACCGTTCTTCGCAGGCACCTACTTCCCAAAGGAAAGCCGACACGGCCGGCCGGGCCTGATGGATGTACTTAAGCAAATTCGCGGAAAATGGGATGAGGACCGGGAGCGGGTATCGAGCACTGGACAGAAAATTGTTCAGGCCTTGCAGGAACATGCGATTAGCACAAGAGGCAGCGGAGAATTAACCGAAAAAACGCTCACAGAAGCATATAAGCAGTATGAAAGCACGTTCGATTCCCGATATGGCGGATTTGGACAGGCGCCAAAGTTCCCATCGCCGCATAACCTGTCATTCCTTCTGCGGCATTGGAAGCTGAGCGGTGAAGCAAAAGCGCTGGACATGGTGACAAAGACACTAGATGGGATGCGCCGGGGCGGCATGTATGATCATATCGGATTTGGCTTTGCGAGGTATTCGGTCGATCAGCAATGGCTTGTGCCGCATTTTGAGAAGATGCTGTATGACAATGCGCTGCTGGCGCTGATCTACCTGGATGCATACCAGGCGACCGGAGAAGAGGAGTATGCGGAGGTAGCTCGGCAGATTTTTACGTATGTGCTGCGGGATATGACGGATGCGGAAGGCGGCTTCTATTCGGCGGAAGATGCGGATTCAGAAGGGGAAGAGGGCAAGTTCTATGTATGGCGGCCGGAAGAAGTACATGCCATTCTTGGTGAAGAAGACGGCGCCCGTTTCAACCGTATCTATGACATCATGGATTACGGCAATTTTGAACATAGCACCAGCATTCCGAACCTTGTCCATAAATCACTTGCCGAAGCGGTACAGGGAGAAGGCATGACGCATGGCGAACTGAAATCGTTTATCGAAAAGTGCCGAGGAAAATTATTTGACGCACGGGAGAAGCGCATCCATCCGCATAAGGATGATAAGATCCTTACCGCCTGGAATGGACTGATGATCGCCGCTTTGGCGCGCGGTGCGGTCGTGCTTGATGAGTCGATGTATACGGAAGCGGCCGCGAAGGCCACCCAGTTCATACAAAACAAGCTGCAGCGGACAGATGGACGCTTGATGGCGAGGTACCGGGACGGCGATACTGCGTTCCTCGGTTATTTGGATGATTATGCGTTTATGATCTGGGGCTTGCTTGAACTGTATGAAGCGACCTTTGAGCTGGATTATCTGGCTTATGCGTTGGAGCTGCAGCAGCGTCAGATCGAATTGTTTTGGGATGAGACAGACGGTGCGTTTTATTTTTATGGAAGCGACAGTGAAGAGCTGTTTATGCGTCCGAAGGAGTTGTATGATGGCGCGATGCCGTCCGGCAATTCTGTAGCCGCATTGAATCTCCTTCGTCTCTCCCGTCTTACGGGTCAGGAGGAGATCGTACGTATGGCAGACGCGCATATGGAGGCGCTCGCAGGTGATGCGGCGCTTCATCCGCAGGCCCATGCGTACTTTATGTTGGCGGTGCAATTTTTATTTGGTCCGGCACAAGAAATCGTGATTGCGGCACCGAACCGAGAAGCGGCCGAGAAGATGGTCCGAGAAGTACGGAACCATTACATGCCAAACGCTGTCGTATCCGTAGTAACAGACGAGATACGAGAAAAAGCTCGCTCACTTGCACCGATGTTGGCGGATAAGACCGTACAGGATGGTCGGGCCACTGCATACGTATGTGAGAATTTTGCCTGCCAGGCGCCTGTGACAAGCGTAGAAGAGTTGCGGCAGCAGCTACAAAAAACGGACGTAAAATAA